From one Plasmodium yoelii strain 17X genome assembly, chromosome: 12 genomic stretch:
- a CDS encoding PIR protein, translating into MSINKCDQFDTFWKFFRDGLKDSKHYDFNIGTFKKYCPNSNCDADADIINAGCLWLFNAFFDRYGISNYGNSYKDVAVCIMIWLGYILNLKPHKEITSLMDFYSKHIENNTKYTDHKFNDSDYDSYKIIDEIKEYMNIDINNMSKFYELLKLLCNMDNAYNKNKSNNFSEDAKKFVDKYQEFLDDDNNTDGSPYSKVLLVLSKCYEEFGKYTVLNSTPKDRPSLPTKKTAKDGSILDSKGIKTIEPSSEAEQSIHITTTPSFNTTLSGSTLASKLIPVLLIFAAIPIFLGIAYKYSLFGFRKQSQKQQLREKLKK; encoded by the exons ATGTCAATTAATAAA TGTGATCAGTTTGATACTTTTTGGAAGTTTTTTCGTGATGGGTTGAAAGATTCGAAACATTATGATTTTAATATTGGAACATTTAAGAAATATTGTCCTAATAGTAATTGTGATGCTGATGCCGATATAATTAACGCTGGTTGTTTATGGTTATTTAATGCATTTTTCGATAGATATGGTATTTCAAATTATGGTAATAGTTATAAGGATGTAGCTGTAtgtattatgatatggttaggTTATATATTAAACCTAAAGCCCCATAAGGAAATCACGAGTTTAATGGATTTTTATTCTAAGCATATAGAAAATAACACGAAGTACACTGACCATAAATTTAATGACTCAGATTATGACAGTTATAAGATCATAGATGAAATAAAGGAGTATATGAATattgatattaataatatgtctaaattttatgaattacttaaattattatgcaATATGGATAATgcttataataaaaataaaagtaacaACTTTTCAGAAGATGCTAAGAAATTTGTTGATAAATATCAAGAATTTcttgatgatgataataatactgACGGCAGTCCGTACAGTAAAGTATTACTTGTTTTATCCAAATGTTATGAGGAATTTGGAAAATACACAGTTCTTAATAGTACACCAAAAGATCGTCCATCACTACCAACAAAAAAGACAGCTAAAGATGGTAGTATATTGGATTCTAAAGGAATAAAAACAATTGAACCTTCGAGTGAAGCAGAACAATCAATTCATATAACGACAACCCCGAGTTTTAACACTACATTGTCAGGTTCAACACTAGCaagcaaattaattccagttTTGTTGATATTTGCTGCAATACCAATTTTCTTGGGAAttgcttataag tattcgctatttggatttcggaaacaatctcaaaaacaacaattaagagaaaagctaaaaaaataa
- a CDS encoding PIR protein has protein sequence MSKELCDLINTIDEYFDDDQNNPEKYNSMGFLNMFFPESNCSSDEEKIVSGFIILLNTLDVENLESDKIVEYAILWLSNKLNQKKENRTIILDDFYTDYIKTNSCYIKHISANSDSKIKNDVIEKQINMMNMDIKDISNFYDAFKSLCNMYSEFYPEKNTECKTCLENAGDLFEKYEKLKNALDINKGSSYYQLLSSLSNDYKIFEHNYNSECSHISPLVACPRSSVTKNTLIAIAIIFVAASILLGVSYKYSLFGFRKRSKKQHLREMLKK, from the exons atgtctAAGGAATTG tGTGATTTAATTAATACGATCGATGAATATTTTGATGATGATCAGAACAACCcggaaaaatataattctatgggttttttaaatatgtttttccCCGAAAGTAACTGTAGTAGTGATGAAGAAAAGATTGTCTCTggttttataatattactaaATACGCTTGATGTTGAAAATTTAGAAAGTGATAAAATTGTTGAATAcgctattttatggttaagtaataaactaaatcaaaaaaaagaaaatagaaCGATCATATTAGACGATTTTTATACtgattatataaaaacaaatagttGTTATATTAAGCATATATCTGCTAATAGTGATAGTAAGATTAAAAATGATGTTAtagaaaaacaaataaatatgatgaatatggatattaaagatatatctaatttttatgatgcatttaaatcattatgtaacatgtataGTGAGTTTTATCCAGAAAAAAATACTGAATGCAAGACATGTTTAGAAAATGCTGGAGATTtgtttgaaaaatatgaaaaacttaaaaatgctttagatattaataaaggaaGTTCTTATTATCAACTATTGTCtagtttatcaaatgattataaaatttttgaacataattataattctGAATGTAGTCATATCTCACCACTTGTAGCTTGTCCACGAAGTTcagtaacaaaaaatacactaattgcaattgcaattatatttgttgcagcatcaattttactgggagtttcttataag tattcgttatttggatttcggaaacgatctaaaaaacaacatttaagagaaatgctaaaaaaataa